From Actinosynnema mirum DSM 43827, a single genomic window includes:
- a CDS encoding dihydroxyacetone kinase family protein, which yields MTRLRNDPAEFADQLVDGFVAANATRVRRVPGGVVRVAEGAPGTVAIVTGGGSGHYPAFGGLVGTGMAHGAAMGNVFASPSARQVRSVARAVDNGAGVLFVFGRYAGDVLNFGQAEQRLIADGIPSRTVPVTDDVSVADREDPATRRGLAGGLAVIKLAAAAAEAGLTLEQVASVAERANARTRTIGVAFSGCTLPGASEPLFTVPEGRMAIGMGVHGEPGTEEQDVPSADEMAAILVRKVLEHAPIAGPARAAVLLNGLGAVKYEELFVVYREVARLLAEAGIELVEPEVGEFYTSFDMAGLSLSLVWLDEELEGYWRAPADSPGYRKTPSPAASADPAAGEAAHLDLEEAIPAATDASKAAAKRAAAAIEASRIAIDEAADELGRIDAIAGDGDHGIGMQRGITAAAAAAARAVDEGAGLGTTLRIAGDEWADKAGGTSGALWGVALYAAGSAFGDDEPRDAAKAVAAAVDAILGLGGAEVGDKTMVDALVPYRTAFADAVASGDADPWTTAARAADAAAKATADLKPRMGRARTHVERSLGTPDAGAISFALVVTTVAGVLAAS from the coding sequence CGCCACCCGTGTCCGCCGGGTACCCGGTGGGGTCGTTCGGGTCGCCGAGGGCGCGCCCGGCACCGTCGCCATCGTCACCGGTGGCGGCTCCGGGCACTACCCCGCCTTCGGCGGCCTCGTCGGGACCGGCATGGCCCACGGCGCGGCGATGGGGAACGTGTTCGCGTCCCCCTCCGCCCGCCAGGTCCGGTCGGTGGCCAGGGCGGTCGACAACGGCGCGGGAGTGCTGTTCGTCTTCGGCCGCTACGCCGGTGACGTGCTGAACTTCGGCCAGGCCGAGCAGCGCCTCATCGCCGACGGCATCCCCAGCCGCACGGTCCCGGTCACCGACGACGTGTCGGTGGCCGACCGGGAGGACCCCGCCACCCGGCGGGGCCTCGCAGGCGGCCTCGCGGTGATCAAGCTCGCCGCCGCGGCGGCCGAGGCCGGTCTGACCCTGGAGCAGGTGGCCTCGGTCGCCGAGCGCGCCAACGCCCGCACCCGCACCATCGGCGTGGCGTTCAGCGGCTGCACCCTCCCCGGCGCGTCCGAACCGCTGTTCACCGTCCCCGAGGGCCGCATGGCCATCGGCATGGGCGTGCACGGCGAGCCCGGCACCGAGGAGCAGGACGTCCCCAGCGCCGACGAGATGGCCGCCATCCTGGTCCGCAAGGTCCTGGAGCACGCCCCCATCGCGGGCCCCGCCCGCGCGGCGGTGCTGCTCAACGGCCTGGGCGCGGTCAAGTACGAGGAGCTGTTCGTCGTCTACCGCGAGGTGGCGCGACTGCTCGCCGAGGCCGGGATCGAGCTGGTCGAGCCCGAGGTCGGCGAGTTCTACACGAGCTTCGACATGGCAGGGCTCTCGCTCTCGCTGGTCTGGCTGGACGAGGAGCTGGAGGGGTACTGGCGGGCTCCCGCCGACTCGCCCGGCTACCGCAAGACCCCCTCGCCCGCGGCGAGCGCCGACCCCGCCGCGGGCGAGGCGGCCCACCTCGACCTGGAGGAGGCCATCCCGGCCGCCACCGACGCGTCGAAGGCCGCCGCCAAGCGCGCCGCCGCCGCCATCGAGGCATCCAGGATCGCGATCGACGAGGCCGCCGACGAGCTCGGCCGCATCGACGCCATCGCCGGTGACGGCGACCACGGCATCGGGATGCAGCGCGGCATCACCGCCGCCGCTGCCGCCGCCGCCCGCGCCGTCGACGAGGGCGCGGGCCTGGGCACCACGCTCCGCATCGCGGGCGACGAGTGGGCCGACAAGGCAGGCGGCACCTCCGGCGCGCTGTGGGGCGTCGCCCTGTACGCGGCGGGCAGCGCCTTCGGCGACGACGAGCCCCGCGACGCGGCCAAGGCCGTGGCCGCCGCCGTCGACGCGATCCTCGGCCTCGGCGGCGCCGAGGTCGGCGACAAGACCATGGTCGACGCGCTGGTGCCCTACCGCACCGCGTTCGCCGACGCCGTCGCCTCGGGCGACGCGGACCCGTGGACCACCGCGGCCCGCGCCGCCGACGCCGCGGCCAAGGCCACCGCGGACCTCAAGCCCCGCATGGGCCGGGCGCGCACCCACGTGGAGCGCAGCCTCGGCACGCCCGACGCGGGCGCGATCTCCTTCGCGCTCGTCGTCACCACCGTCGCCGGGGTGCTCGCCGCCTCCTGA
- a CDS encoding ribose-5-phosphate isomerase yields MTAQLRIVVGSDDAGFEYKEALKRDLEASGAVVSVVDVGVDPDGHTPYPAVAVSAAEMIARGEADRALLVCGTGLGVAIAANKVTGVRAVTAHDSFSVERAVLSNNAQVLCFGQRVVGLELARRLAREWLEYRFDEGSASAQKVALITEYDEGRETAGTR; encoded by the coding sequence ATGACCGCGCAGCTCCGGATCGTCGTCGGCTCCGACGACGCCGGCTTCGAGTACAAGGAAGCCCTCAAGCGGGACCTGGAGGCCAGCGGCGCCGTCGTGTCCGTCGTCGACGTCGGCGTCGACCCCGACGGCCACACCCCGTACCCGGCGGTCGCGGTCTCCGCCGCCGAGATGATCGCCAGGGGCGAGGCGGACCGCGCGCTGCTGGTGTGCGGCACCGGCCTCGGCGTGGCCATCGCCGCCAACAAGGTGACCGGCGTGCGCGCCGTCACCGCGCACGACAGCTTCTCCGTCGAGCGCGCCGTGCTCAGCAACAACGCCCAGGTGCTGTGCTTCGGCCAGCGCGTCGTGGGCCTGGAGCTGGCCCGCCGCCTGGCCCGCGAGTGGCTGGAGTACCGCTTCGACGAGGGCTCGGCCTCCGCGCAGAAGGTCGCCCTGATCACCGAGTACGACGAGGGCCGCGAGACCGCGGGGACGCGCTGA